In Hemitrygon akajei chromosome 32, sHemAka1.3, whole genome shotgun sequence, the genomic window TTTTATTACTCTTATATATTTCCTTGTGTTCATTTCACTTTCTCTTGGGAATATTAACTTTATCTAATTACCAATGATTTTGGTATTAAGGGCAAGTCTGACCTTCTATTTTCTGCTGGATTTATTCACATATCTTTACATATTTAAGATAAAATTTGTTTTATTCGTTGAGTGTACATCAAAGCATGTAAGCTACTTTCTTTTGCTCAGAAAAAAAGATAGATCTTACTCTTTCTGTGAGGGAAAAATGTTGGCTCCTCATCTCTAGGTAAAAAAAATAATGTTGACGAAAATCGAAGCCCCGTGGTTTCTCTTTAGGAAGAGAgatgtccccccccccaccccccggcaaTTTCCCTACTATGGTTAACAATTGTTACCCCGTTCTCCTGAAAATTGTTTCTTTCCATCCACGTTGACAGCTGCTCTCTATCGGTAGATATATTGTCGGCTCTCTattttatttgatattgctttttttctttccttctaaTTGGTTAAAATCTTCACATTGGAGAAATGTATGGGTTCTCTCTTGTAATTTTACCTTCATTTAAATGTCGAGAATTGTTTACTGCATTCCTCTGGTTATAAATTAAGTATTTTCGAACAATAGTTCAAATTGTCAATGCTGCTGAAATTGCAGAGTAATTAACTATTTGGCTCAAGTGATCTATACTAATATAATTGCGATTCCTCCAAACTTTTTTATTACCCTTATCAGCATATTCTATATTTTTCCTTGTGTTTATTTCACTTTCTCTTGGGAATATTAACTTTACCTAATTCAATGATTTTGGCATTTAGGGCAAGTCTGTCTTTCTACTTCCTGCTGGATTTATTCACATATTTAAGATAAAATTTGTTTTATTCGTCGAGTGTCTATCAAAgtcatacagtgaaatacgtcgTTACTATCATAGACCGCCGCAATCTGGGGGTTGTTTTGggagcagcccgcaagtgtcgccctTGTTCTGGCGCCAGCGTAGTtcacccacaacttactaacccaaaccACACGTTTcgcatatgggaggaaaccacatcGTTGGAAAGTCGCAGGGTGAACGTTCAAACACATTacggacagtggcaggaattgaaccccgatcgatCCCTAGTTTTAGGCTACCCTACAAGTGGAATAACCACCGCCCCGTCCCCCACCCAGGcaactttttttttgccagagaatGGAACCTTCATCTTAATCTTTCCAGGTAATACTTAAAGAAAAACAGTCGGTGTTTCTGCATTTGGACCAGCACAAGGGCTAGAGGTAATGATGCGGCAATGAAGTAAACTGAGATTAAATATGTCCTTAGTTGGAGATATTGCAGTCTTCCATCCAAAtgttattgtttttttctctgtttcttcCAAATGCTATTCAACATGGAAAAAAAGCTTATTCTTCATCTAAAAGATGTTTAGTATGAGTATAGTTATTCGTATGCTAGTTTTGGTTAAAAATAAATTGTATATGTGCTTTAAAAATTGGCgaatagttctgagttgtagctATTACTCTGGGCGTGGTAAAAGACCGGCAACTTGTATTCTGCACTGTGTAGTGAGCTTATCTAATTAATCACTGCCCaattgcattttgtgtgtgtgtgttactctgatagAGTGGGACATGGACCCACGTTTGCACCGTTTATGTTGGGCGGTAAATGGGAAGGGGGTTCTTTGCTGATGTTTGATCTAATCCTAGGAGATTTTGACCAGACGCCTACACCACCACTTCTGGTCCAATGGAGAAATCTGGCATATCGTTTGTGACATACCAGTGCAACTGCCGGACTGGTCTGTTTTAGTACCAGTTCCAGATCTTCCTAGGGACATTGCGCAGTCAGTTCTAGAGGATCCTCCTGGATCTGAGCAGGCTATTGAAGCTCAAGTCGGGTGGCCGTAACCATCTTGCTTGTCTGGTGACGTCACTGAGTTTTGCTAAAGAAGGGAACAATATGGAAGCAAGGAGATAATCTTAAATCAAGACTAAAGAAATTTTCCAAATTtaaggaaaaaaaattaattcATCGCGTTTTATTCCTGGGAAAAAAGTACATATTGACCAAAAGAAATGCCCAAGGCTGCACCTATGGGGGAAAAAACAACAAATGTAATTAACAGGcaaaaaatgcaggaggaactcctcaaatcaggcagcatctatggaggggaataaaacagaggaagtttctggtcgagacccttcaccaggactggaaaaggaggaGATGGGGTTGGGGGGTTGCAGAAGCCAGATACGAAAGGATAGGATTACATGCTGGCATGTAAATCTGATTAATGTTTTGAACTGGAAGGTCTTCATCCAAGATATTAATATTGCCTTATGCTGAAGCGGCCAGGTAGCTTCAGTTGACAATTGCTCCCTAACCGCCTCGTCATCATCTGCTCGTATTTTTACATTTTCTTTAGTCGGGGTATTTAACTCTTGTTTCTCCTTTGTCGATCATTCTTGATTGACAGCCATTCTACCCATTCGGGCTTCGAATAGACTGAAGCAGCCGGGACCAAGCGCCGATTAAACGCCTGCATGCTCTCTGATAGGCTGACTTTTCAGGCATTCTCCACAGCGGCCAATGGGAATAAGGTCCTGTAGCAAAGAGCCAATGAGAGTGAAATGAAGGCGGGCCCGGTGTCACGATTTTTATAAAAGGCGGCGACTGCACTCAGCTGCAGTTCATAAGATGGTGGCGACGAAGGACAGGGGAGTTAGTGCCCTTGTGGATTCCTCGGCGATTAAAGGCAATAATCGTAAACGGTAAGATCTGgagtgaaattttaaaaaatgtagagGTTTCGATTTAAATTACTTACTAATTTTTTTTGAAGTCTTAATTTATGAGACCGTTTATGCGCTGTTTTTGAGTGTGACGCAGTATTTTATTGAAGGCGGACGGGGGTTTGTCACGCAGCCAAATTCAGTTTTTGAGATCTGGAAACAAAAAATACTGGCAAGGACAATAGGGAAGGATTTAATCAATGTTTATGTCGGTGTAATTTTATCTGAGATGAAAATGTCCTCGTTACTCTCTCTCCAAAACCTGTTGAGCGTTTCTAACAGTCTCTAGTCATAGTTAAATATAACGTATTTAAAGAAAAATCTTCTGTACCTGCGGTATTTTGTTGTTCAGGTCGCACAGTCAGGTGGTAAATTCGAGGGTCAATGTCTGTAGGTCGGGTTCATAAAACACAGATGAGATTGGGGTCAAAGTCATTGCTTTGGCATGCTTGGAGAGAGCTTGGGGCAGATCCAGGGTATTTGTTACCGAAATGTTTAATTTCGTGAAACAATCACCATAATTGGTAATCTAACAGAACCGAGTTGTTtctctttactttttttaaacccTTGACTACAATTTGCCTGacttcaggaagtagaggcggaACCCCTAGGATCTGATGACCTTTGTCATTACGATGATCTTAACCGTTTTATGACTTAATTAGATCACCCCACCCTCCGACCGTGAACTCTCGAAAGCATTGGAATGTTCTAGATAAGGTCCTAATTCGCCGTTGGATGGCAGTGGTGAGTTAAATTGCTCACGTAGGTCTTCCTTAATGTTGATCCTTGGGCAAGCATTCCCTAATTGTTCATCAAGATAGCAACTTTATTAGACATCCGCAACTTGGTCACTTACTGTATTGGCGTATTCCATTTAATAAGGAAAAGCGTTTTCTGAATGGGTCCAGTCTAAAAGTGAAtgtagtactttttttaaaaaaacactgagCTGTGATCGAGTCCAGGTAAGTTGATGAGGCCAATAGGTTGGAGGTACTTAAGTAATTCCCCTGGTGTGAAGGGAAAGTAGCACAAGGTATTGCTGTCCAGGATGCAAATCAAATCACTGAACTGAACTATAGCCTGGATTTTGTGGTACTTGTCAATATACAATGGAGCTTTTAGCTGGAAACATCTAGAGTGCAACTGATCAATTAAATATTGTCATGAAGATCTGTAATAAGGTGGAGTACAATGAACTGTATAGCTGCAGTTTCTTGTTAACAGTCTATAAATAAAAGTCTTGTAAACTTCTAGGACAAATATCCTACTTAAAAATTAAATTTTTTAGCCCTGTCTAATTTGCCTTCAACTTAAATCTCATGCATATGTACCAGTCTGCCACCTTCTAAAGGTTTAAAATCAGTAAAGTGTTGTACTGTTAAGAATTCTGTTGTTTGGCTTCTCATCCAATTTAGTAATATTGCAAGTCAGACTTCCATTTGAGTAAGGTCTTGACAGCCTTGAGAAAAGGAGGTGATCCATTCCGGGTCTGTATCTTGAGGTAGTGTTTTGTTTTAAGATAATGGAATCTCTGTGATTTAGATTGCAGTATTGAATTTGAGTTGATGGGCTGCAATAAGTTTCAAAGCAATAAGGTCAATGACTTGTTTTAAACTgggaattaaaaaaaaagtttttgacCTGGAGGCAGTGTTGGCAAAGAGCAGGGAAAGATGAAAGTAGCAGGGTCTTTGAAAGTCTATGATTTGGGTATTGAATGTATATGAAAATTATTGGAAAGGGTTTTGTGGCATACAGAGATGGATAATCAGTTCATCTTTCAACAAGTAGGATAAAACTTTGAGAGTTGAGTCCTTGATGGAATTTTAATTGTAAATTGAACTACAGGTGGTATCTGCACTACAGTGTGTTAATAAAAATTGCTCACTTGAAATTGTCAATTTTAACTTAActtttatttgtgtgtgtgtgtgtgtatatatatctgaTGTATCTGCATGTGGGGAGAATCATGATGCAGATCAGCAGCCTCCCTGTAGTCATGTAAACATAAGTGTCCCATGTTTCAATTTAATTTTTCTATGTGTTAACAGGCCAGGTTCATCTGATTTATCCTGGGAACTGATGAAAAAGAAATCCAACTTTGGTGAGTTTGGTATTGATACCTTCAATGCAAAGAAGGTTAAGGATTCAATTAAAATTCAGTCACATCCATTTGATAGAATAAAAGAAAATCTGTACTTGGGAATTGTCTTAACGGAAGGGGTTTAATTGAAATTACTTGACCGAGAGAaccagaagaaaaatgaagataGTTTTGTATGTTCAATTGATCATAGCATTGCTTGAAAAGAAAATCTAATCGTATATATCAGTTACTTTTAAAGCAGAAAAGGATCATTTTGCAGTGAACTAGGAATTACTTGGAAAAGGAGATCTGTAGGAGAATGGAGCACTTGAACTAATAGAAAGATTTTAAAGAGCCAGCATAGCCAAATGAATAAGAGACTTCCTGTGTGTTAAAGTTCAAAGAAATAAAGTTGTATTTCATTTTTTAGTTAATGAATTTGACTATAAATGCAGTACTAGGAAACAGCAGTTGAAATTTGTACCATTTACTTTAATTAATTCTTCAGTTCGTGGCTAACAAAAATCGTTCTGTTTGTATTATGTAAGTTCTGACTTTTCTTTCCCTCCTCTCCCCAGGTAAAATGCATTTGCATGACAATCTGAAACGTGAACAAATGTCTGAAGTGAAGTGGGGAACGGATAGGTGCAGTatacagaagaagaagaaggctGAGAAAATTGCAATTGGTGTGGATGAATTGTGTCTTGCTTCAGATAAGCCTGAAAAGTGTAAGAGAGTGTCACGGTCCAGAACTCCAGGCCATCAGAAATGCAAACTGTCGAAGTCAGGTTCAGTATCATCTTTGGGAAGTTGTTGCTCATCTTCTGCTAGCTCTCGGTCAGATTCTGTTTCATCCTCTGCCAGCTCACAGTCTGGTTCGATGTCATCATCGAGTTGCTCTCGATCGAGTTCGATATCGTCGTCCTGTAGCTCTCGTTCCAGTTCAGTCTCTTCTTGTAGCTCTCAGTCAGATTCAATGTCCTCTTCTGGCAGTTCCAGATCAGGTTCGGTGTCCTCATCAGGCAGTTCCTGTTTGGATTCTGTGTCCCCATTAAAAAGGTACAGATCAAGTTCAAAATACACTAATTCGGCTTCAAGGTCAAGATGTGTATCACAAGAGAAGAGATGCAAGAGTTCAAGACGAACCCATTCAAGATCCCGGTCTCGAAGCTGTTCAAGGTCTTGTTACCGAAGATCAAGATATCACGTGCCGTATCGGTCACCCCTCAGGTACCGATCAAGGTCTAGCTTGAGACACAGAAGATCCCGCTCAGGATCAAGGTCAAGATATTCATCCAGGTGTCCAAGAAACTACCATAGTTTTATGTACAGAACCCAATCTTCACACAGAAGTCGAAGCAGATCAAGGGGAAGATCTATTTACTTAACACAAAAAGGTAGAATATATTGAAATTATGATAAATACGAATAATCGTGAATGGATGTGGGAGTAATTATTTGATCTCTTGACTTGTATTCTTTATTCAACTAGATAAATAATTTTTTCTGAAATCTCATGATTCCTATGTCCAAAAATCTATTGCTCTGACTTTAATGAAGTTGGTGATTGACCCTCAGCTTTTTGTAGTGAAGTCCAAAGATTTACCAGAGAAAAATACTTAGTCCCAAATGGCCAAGCAATTACTTTGAGGTTTCTCAATCTTCCAATATATACCCTGTCTAAGCTCTCTTACGATTTTTGACTTTTCATTCCTGTAAACTAAAAGCCTGGCTGGCTTGACACTCCTGCCATTCCAGAGATCAGTTAATTCCCTTCAACAAACATGCAAGATGTGGTCTTGTGAAGGACAGATGTAATTGTAGTGAAATATGGCAAACATTATCACATTCCTTTTCTGTTTACCTTCTGCAGCTACATGATGTTCAGTGAGTTATTCAAGGCATCCAGGTTGTTTGAACATGAGCATTTCCCAACTTCTCATTCAAAGTCTCCCATTTTTGTTTAAATCACTGAAGTGGTTTGCCTGTATTTTCTAAGCTATTTGTCTATGTTGCCTTCTGTTTCAACTTTTGTATAACCCTTTTAAAGTCTCTATACATTTTCATCACAGTTTTGTGTCTTTAGCAAGCTTGAAAATACTGCTTTTGATCTCTTCAGACTTCCTTGTAGATAGGGAATAGATGTTGCCCCAGTACTAATCTCTAGTTTATCTTCCCTAAATGTTCTTGCTTCTAGGTGTTGATTAACTCACTGTGTCCTCCAATCCCATGTGCTCTTTTCAGTAATTTTAATGGCACCATGGTTGAAAGCTTTGTGAAAATGTTGGTCTATCACATCCACGTGTTTTCCTTCCTGCAGCTCTTGCCACTCACTTTTAGGTATCGTCCTCAGAGCTCCCAATTGCCTATCGACATTTTGCATTTGGTCTTGTGTTTTTCTAAGTTTGAAGGGTAGCAACCTAAAGTTTATAAATGCTGTGTTCTTTCAGATAAAAATACTCTGCTTGAAATAGCAAAGGCAAATGCTGATAAATTATTTGGAAAAAGCAATATTCAGATGCCACCTAGCCTGAAGCCTACCAGTCCTTTCAGAGATGAGAATTATAATTTTGAGAAGTCCAACATTGATGCAGCTAAAGAGATGATCAGAAGGGTGAGTGATAACATTTCATTATattgaagaaatttctttttgcATGTCTGAACGTAGAAGATTACTTCTGTCCAAATATTTGAACACCAACTCCTGCACTATTAGTCGTGTGATCTTAGCTATTACCCATTTATGTACATTTTGACTCTCTTATACCAGTGTTCCTGTGTTGGGGTAGAATAAATTTTGAGTTGTACTCCTTTTCTAACTTGGCTTTTAATTGCATTGGTTTGTTACCGGAATTGTTTTGAGCAAACTCAGTTTTATTCTCTAATTTCTAATGAGAACAAATGTAAGATGCTTACAGCTCTAGTCATTCCTAGATTAACATAGTAGAAATGTTTTCTCAGCTAGGCTATGAGGAATTTCCACATGTATAGTTCTTTACAAATTCTGGACATTCCCTAAGTGCTTAATATTTGGTGCTGTCAAGTATATTAATCATAATTGGGAGATTGTATTGTGCAGTAATGATTCAGCCAGCTTGTTTTACTCAACATGTCATTCAAACACTTTCCATATAAAAGCTATAAATTTGGTTTGTATgacttgatttatttctgttttatagAAGCCTTGAAATGGACTGCACTTCTTGGAAGATATGAGGTGGTATCTTTGTATCTGCATGTGTGCAGTTATTAGGGGCAGCTTGGCCAGTGTAATAATTAAAATGGTTTTAAAAGATGTGATTATAAATGAACCTATGACACTATCTACACCGTAAACAAATGCATTTTATCATTATGAAAACGATGGCATTCCATATCTGC contains:
- the LOC140719780 gene encoding uncharacterized protein isoform X2 — translated: MVATKDRGVSALVDSSAIKGNNRKRPGSSDLSWELMKKKSNFGKMHLHDNLKREQMSEVKWGTDRCSIQKKKKAEKIAIGVDELCLASDKPEKCKRVSRSRTPGHQKCKLSKSGSVSSLGSCCSSSASSRSDSVSSSASSQSGSMSSSSCSRSSSISSSCSSRSSSVSSCSSQSDSMSSSGSSRSGSVSSSGSSCLDSVSPLKRYRSSSKYTNSASRSRCVSQEKRCKSSRRTHSRSRSRSCSRSCYRRSRYHVPYRSPLRYRSRSSLRHRRSRSGSRSRYSSRCPRNYHSFMYRTQSSHRSRSRSRGRSIYLTQKDKNTLLEIAKANADKLFGKSNIQMPPSLKPTSPFRDENYNFEKSNIDAAKEMIRRKP
- the LOC140719780 gene encoding uncharacterized protein isoform X1; translation: MVATKDRGVSALVDSSAIKGNNRKRPGSSDLSWELMKKKSNFGKMHLHDNLKREQMSEVKWGTDRCSIQKKKKAEKIAIGVDELCLASDKPEKCKRVSRSRTPGHQKCKLSKSGSVSSLGSCCSSSASSRSDSVSSSASSQSGSMSSSSCSRSSSISSSCSSRSSSVSSCSSQSDSMSSSGSSRSGSVSSSGSSCLDSVSPLKRYRSSSKYTNSASRSRCVSQEKRCKSSRRTHSRSRSRSCSRSCYRRSRYHVPYRSPLRYRSRSSLRHRRSRSGSRSRYSSRCPRNYHSFMYRTQSSHRSRSRSRGRSIYLTQKDKNTLLEIAKANADKLFGKSNIQMPPSLKPTSPFRDENYNFEKSNIDAAKEMIRRKQANEDEEDEPVQKLGSAPSRSETNHWIAFSVKNAVAKPLNQKSPSGPVKGSPENKRKRSPYGQWIPVQSGDRTKAQ